One genomic window of Calonectris borealis chromosome 27, bCalBor7.hap1.2, whole genome shotgun sequence includes the following:
- the DDHD2 gene encoding triacylglycerol hydrolase DDHD2 isoform X1, with translation MSAQEQQQAQPPVPAAAASSEAAELDAANGYEAVVPHWFYCKVTDSRERWIPFSTQDSERLEEAHGSGRDKEDLVVPTSGGRYDVHLKKRQRVAVYWEEEVSEVRRCTWFYKGDKDNKYIPYSETFSEELEEAYMIAVTLDEWKKKLESPSREIIILHNPKLMVHYHPVATSDDWGSTPTEQGRPRTVKRGVENIAAEIPNGEPLQIDHLVFVVHGIGPACDIRFRSIIQCVNDFRNVSLSMLQAHFKKAQEQQQIGRVEFLPVNWHSSLHSTGVDVDLERITLPSINRLRHFINDTILDVFFYNSSTYCQTIVDTVASEMNRLYQLFLQRNPLFKGGVSIAGHSLGSLILFDLLTNQKAAPEEDEHREEGSRTTSSNRGTEEVKEILKKLELSEYCDVFEKEKMDRQALFLCTEKNLKEMGIPLGPRMKILHYISSKMEMQDQSAGAPGQSGERGAEPGSPLQRDPDSTEDGRNCQYRDIGLGQVSANYPQLNYKPTIFFAFGSPIGMFLTVRGVKRINPNYSLPTCKGFFNIFHPFDPVAYRIEPMIVPDLEFEPMLLPHHKGRKRMHLELKEGLTRMSVDLKNNLLGSLRVAWQSFTRAPLPAVEAASTDAEAEAETGVEKQPDTKPDETPAAVKEEASLINVGRLNGGNRIDYVLQEKPIESFNEYLFALQGHLCYWESEDTVLLVLKEIYQTQGITLDQPLPGSQ, from the exons ATGTCCGCTCAGGAGCAGCAACAGGCGCAGCCCCCCGTGCCCGCCGCGGCCGCCTCCTCGGAGGCTGCGGAGCTGGACGCCGCAAACGGATACGAAGCGGTTGTTCCCCACTGGTTCTACTGCAAGGTCACGGACTCCAGAGAGCGATGGATCCCTTTCAGCACGCAGGACtcggagaggctggaggaggctcACGGCTCAG GGAGAGACAAAGAAGATCTGGTTGTCCCAACATCCGGGGGGAGGTACGATGTGCATCTGAAGAAGAGGCAGCGTGTTGCAGTGTACTGGGAGGAGGAGGTATCTGAAGTGCGTCGCTGCACCTGGTTTTACAAGGGAGACAAGGACAATAAGTATATTCCCTACTCGGAGACCTTCAGCGAAGAACTGGAG GAAGCTTACATGATTGCTGTGACCCTGGATGAGTGGAAGAAGAAACTGGAGTCCCCTAGCAGGGAAATCATTATCTTGCACAACCCAAAG CTGATGGTGCACTACCATCCGGTTGCCACCTCCGATGATTGGGGCTCAACTCCTACGGAACAAGGTCGACCTCGGACTGTGAAGAGAGGAGTAGAAAACATCGCTGCTGAGATCCCCAACG GAGAGCCGCTGCAGATCGATCACCTGGTTTTCGTGGTGCACGGGATCGGCCCAGCGTGCGACATTCGGTTCAGGAGCATCATCCAGTGCG TGAATGACTTCAGGAACGTTTCCCTGAGCATGCTGCAAGCGCACTTCAAGAaagcccaggagcagcagcagatcgGCCGGGTGGAGTTCCTACCTGTCAACTGGCACAGCTCCCTCCACTCCACTGGGGTGGACGT TGACCTGGAGCGAATCACTTTGCCGAGCATCAATCGCCTGCGTCACTTCATCAACGACACCATCCTGGACGTTTTCTTTTACAACAGCTCCACCTATTGCCAGACCATCGTGGACACGGTGGCATCGGAAATGAACCGCCTGTACCAGCTCTTCCTGCAGAGGAACCCGCTCTTCAAAGGGGGGGTCTCCATTGCGGGGCACAGCTTGG GGTCGCTCATTTTGTTTGATCTCCTGACGAACCAGAAGGCTGCTCCCGAGGAGGACGAGCACAGAGAAGAG GGGTCCAGGACAACCTCAAGCAACAGGGGTACTGAGGAAGTAAAAGAAATCCTGAAGAAGCTGGAGCTGTCTGAATATTGCGATGTTTTTGAGAAGGAGAAAATGGACAGGCAAGCACTG TTCTTGTGCACAGAGAAAAACCTTAAAGAAATGGGAATTCCCTTAGGACCAAGAATGAAGATACTTCATTACATTAGCTCCAAGATGGAGATGCAG GACCAGAGTGCAGGAGCTCCCGGGCAGAGTGGGGAGCGCGGAGCAGAGCCTGGGTCCCCACTGCAGCGCGACCCGGACAGCACAGAGGATGGCAGGAATTGCCAATACCGGGACATTGGCTTAGGACAG GTCTCGGCAAACTATCCTCAGCTAAACTACAAGCCCAccatcttctttgcttttggaTCTCCCATCGGGATGTTTCTCACGGTGCGAGGAGTGAAGCGGATCAACCCAAACTACAGCCTACCCACCTGCAAAGGCTTCTTCAACATCTTCCACCCT TTTGACCCGGTGGCGTACAGGATAGAGCCCATGATCGTCCCAGATCTGGAGTTTGAGCCCATGCTGCTGCCTCACCACAAGGGCAGGAAGAGAATGCACCTAG AGCTGAAAGAAGGGCTGACTCGCATGAGCGTGGACCTGAAGAACAACTTGCTGGGGTCCCTGCGGGTAGCCTGGCAGTCCTTCACTCGAGCCCCGCTGCCGGCCGTGGAGGCGGCGAGTACCGACGCCGAAGCGGAGGCAGAGACCGGCGTGGAGAAGCAGCCAG ACACAAAGCCAGACGAGACCCCCGCAGCAGTGAAGGAAGAGGCCTCCCTCATTAACGTGGGGAGGCTGAACGGAGGGAATCGCATAGACTACGTGCTGCAGGAGAAGCCAATAGAGAGCTTTAACGAGTATTTATTTGCACTACAAGGGCATCTCTGCTATTG GGAGTCAGAAGACACCGTTCTGCTGGTTCTGAAGGAGATCTACCAGACACAAGGTATTACACTGGATCAACCTTTGCCAGGAAGCCAATGA
- the DDHD2 gene encoding triacylglycerol hydrolase DDHD2 isoform X2 — MSAQEQQQAQPPVPAAAASSEAAELDAANGYEAVVPHWFYCKVTDSRERWIPFSTQDSERLEEAHGSGRDKEDLVVPTSGGRYDVHLKKRQRVAVYWEEEEAYMIAVTLDEWKKKLESPSREIIILHNPKLMVHYHPVATSDDWGSTPTEQGRPRTVKRGVENIAAEIPNGEPLQIDHLVFVVHGIGPACDIRFRSIIQCVNDFRNVSLSMLQAHFKKAQEQQQIGRVEFLPVNWHSSLHSTGVDVDLERITLPSINRLRHFINDTILDVFFYNSSTYCQTIVDTVASEMNRLYQLFLQRNPLFKGGVSIAGHSLGSLILFDLLTNQKAAPEEDEHREEGSRTTSSNRGTEEVKEILKKLELSEYCDVFEKEKMDRQALFLCTEKNLKEMGIPLGPRMKILHYISSKMEMQDQSAGAPGQSGERGAEPGSPLQRDPDSTEDGRNCQYRDIGLGQVSANYPQLNYKPTIFFAFGSPIGMFLTVRGVKRINPNYSLPTCKGFFNIFHPFDPVAYRIEPMIVPDLEFEPMLLPHHKGRKRMHLELKEGLTRMSVDLKNNLLGSLRVAWQSFTRAPLPAVEAASTDAEAEAETGVEKQPDTKPDETPAAVKEEASLINVGRLNGGNRIDYVLQEKPIESFNEYLFALQGHLCYWESEDTVLLVLKEIYQTQGITLDQPLPGSQ, encoded by the exons ATGTCCGCTCAGGAGCAGCAACAGGCGCAGCCCCCCGTGCCCGCCGCGGCCGCCTCCTCGGAGGCTGCGGAGCTGGACGCCGCAAACGGATACGAAGCGGTTGTTCCCCACTGGTTCTACTGCAAGGTCACGGACTCCAGAGAGCGATGGATCCCTTTCAGCACGCAGGACtcggagaggctggaggaggctcACGGCTCAG GGAGAGACAAAGAAGATCTGGTTGTCCCAACATCCGGGGGGAGGTACGATGTGCATCTGAAGAAGAGGCAGCGTGTTGCAGTGTACTGGGAGGAGGAG GAAGCTTACATGATTGCTGTGACCCTGGATGAGTGGAAGAAGAAACTGGAGTCCCCTAGCAGGGAAATCATTATCTTGCACAACCCAAAG CTGATGGTGCACTACCATCCGGTTGCCACCTCCGATGATTGGGGCTCAACTCCTACGGAACAAGGTCGACCTCGGACTGTGAAGAGAGGAGTAGAAAACATCGCTGCTGAGATCCCCAACG GAGAGCCGCTGCAGATCGATCACCTGGTTTTCGTGGTGCACGGGATCGGCCCAGCGTGCGACATTCGGTTCAGGAGCATCATCCAGTGCG TGAATGACTTCAGGAACGTTTCCCTGAGCATGCTGCAAGCGCACTTCAAGAaagcccaggagcagcagcagatcgGCCGGGTGGAGTTCCTACCTGTCAACTGGCACAGCTCCCTCCACTCCACTGGGGTGGACGT TGACCTGGAGCGAATCACTTTGCCGAGCATCAATCGCCTGCGTCACTTCATCAACGACACCATCCTGGACGTTTTCTTTTACAACAGCTCCACCTATTGCCAGACCATCGTGGACACGGTGGCATCGGAAATGAACCGCCTGTACCAGCTCTTCCTGCAGAGGAACCCGCTCTTCAAAGGGGGGGTCTCCATTGCGGGGCACAGCTTGG GGTCGCTCATTTTGTTTGATCTCCTGACGAACCAGAAGGCTGCTCCCGAGGAGGACGAGCACAGAGAAGAG GGGTCCAGGACAACCTCAAGCAACAGGGGTACTGAGGAAGTAAAAGAAATCCTGAAGAAGCTGGAGCTGTCTGAATATTGCGATGTTTTTGAGAAGGAGAAAATGGACAGGCAAGCACTG TTCTTGTGCACAGAGAAAAACCTTAAAGAAATGGGAATTCCCTTAGGACCAAGAATGAAGATACTTCATTACATTAGCTCCAAGATGGAGATGCAG GACCAGAGTGCAGGAGCTCCCGGGCAGAGTGGGGAGCGCGGAGCAGAGCCTGGGTCCCCACTGCAGCGCGACCCGGACAGCACAGAGGATGGCAGGAATTGCCAATACCGGGACATTGGCTTAGGACAG GTCTCGGCAAACTATCCTCAGCTAAACTACAAGCCCAccatcttctttgcttttggaTCTCCCATCGGGATGTTTCTCACGGTGCGAGGAGTGAAGCGGATCAACCCAAACTACAGCCTACCCACCTGCAAAGGCTTCTTCAACATCTTCCACCCT TTTGACCCGGTGGCGTACAGGATAGAGCCCATGATCGTCCCAGATCTGGAGTTTGAGCCCATGCTGCTGCCTCACCACAAGGGCAGGAAGAGAATGCACCTAG AGCTGAAAGAAGGGCTGACTCGCATGAGCGTGGACCTGAAGAACAACTTGCTGGGGTCCCTGCGGGTAGCCTGGCAGTCCTTCACTCGAGCCCCGCTGCCGGCCGTGGAGGCGGCGAGTACCGACGCCGAAGCGGAGGCAGAGACCGGCGTGGAGAAGCAGCCAG ACACAAAGCCAGACGAGACCCCCGCAGCAGTGAAGGAAGAGGCCTCCCTCATTAACGTGGGGAGGCTGAACGGAGGGAATCGCATAGACTACGTGCTGCAGGAGAAGCCAATAGAGAGCTTTAACGAGTATTTATTTGCACTACAAGGGCATCTCTGCTATTG GGAGTCAGAAGACACCGTTCTGCTGGTTCTGAAGGAGATCTACCAGACACAAGGTATTACACTGGATCAACCTTTGCCAGGAAGCCAATGA